A portion of the Homalodisca vitripennis isolate AUS2020 chromosome 2, UT_GWSS_2.1, whole genome shotgun sequence genome contains these proteins:
- the LOC124354827 gene encoding uncharacterized protein LOC124354827, translated as MDEIIPSWLDKHFVTACITGDPSQDRSNCTVSSFDVSSVLPPGNNYAANLLRVKVTYNNRGKTCTQFMIVKSLIENNLLSKIFYRFFETEPVFYNTYLPEALKVNRNLPVPKPFFSPIPDVIVMEDLSEMGYKLPDRCQMLDFEHCKLFVTASAIFSAVSVAIHKKHPEIVASLAIDPFYSKDLADNCAELHKTLMTKGLLCMAEHIAETEQFKKYSKVVRDCAYTTWDKVIELHKPSNKLNVLQQSDAWTGNVMFKYDNYGKVKDIKILDFQALRYSSPASSLIFFLWTSANHEVRERHLEDLYEIYCDVLNENLAKLKCPERVSLDEFLDDMQLLSPAVLAIAAYFFPPLTNPCVMDFERRIALAQSDGENPYEESYGENYCKDSFLRILSQLERCGVFNNL; from the coding sequence ATGGACGAAATTATTCCAAGCTGGCTTGACAAGCATTTTGTGACGGCTTGTATAACAGGAGATCCAAGTCAAGATAGAAGTAACTGTACTGTATCATCGTTTGATGTATCTTCCGTTCTTCCACCAGGAAACAACTATGCAGCCAATTTATTGAGAGTTAAAGTGACCTACAATAACCGCGGTAAAACCTGTACTcaatttatgattgtaaaatcaCTTATCGAAAATAATTTACTCTCCAAAATATTCTATAGGTTTTTTGAGACGGAGCCTGTATTCTATAACACATATCTACCAGAAGCTTTGAAAGTGAATCGGAATTTGCCTGTACCTAAGCCGTTTTTCTCCCCAATACCTGATGTTATAGTAATGGAAGACCTCAGTGAGATGGGCTACAAGTTGCCCGACCGATGCCAAATGTTGGATTTTGAACATTGTAAACTTTTCGTCACCGCTTCCGCCATTTTCAGTGCTGTTTCTGTGGCCATTCACAAGAAACACCCAGAAATCGTCGCATCTTTAGCTATAGATCCCTTTTACTCTAAAGATCTTGCAGACAACTGTGCTGAGTTGCACAAAACTCTTATGACCAAAGGGTTGCTATGTATGGCTGAGCACATAGCGGAGACCGAACAGTTTAAGAAGTACTCCAAAGTCGTGCGCGATTGTGCTTATACAACCTGGGATAAAGTTATCGAGCTTCACAAACCTTCCAATAAGTTGAATGTGCTCCAACAATCAGACGCTTGGACTGGTAATGTGATGTTTAAGTATGATAACTATGGTAAGGTaaaggatataaaaatattggattttcaaGCATTAAGGTACAGTTCTCCTGCCAGTTCCTTAATTTTCTTTCTCTGGACCAGCGCAAACCACGAGGTCCGAGAGCGCCATCTTGAAGACCTTTATGAGATCTACTGTGATGTCCTAAATGAAAATCTTGCCAAACTCAAATGTCCGGAAAGGGTGTCCTTGGATGAATTTCTTGATGATATGCAACTCCTAAGCCCAGCGGTTCTAGCCATCGCAGCCTATTTCTTTCCACCCTTGACAAATCCTTGCGTTATGGACTTTGAAAGACGTATTGCACTAGCACAAAGTGATGGAGAAAATCCATACGAGGAAAGTTATGGTGAAAACTACTGTAAAGATAGTTTTTTGAGGATTCTGAGTCAGTTAGAACGATGTGGAGTGTTTAACAATCTCTAA